The Mastomys coucha isolate ucsf_1 unplaced genomic scaffold, UCSF_Mcou_1 pScaffold11, whole genome shotgun sequence genome includes a window with the following:
- the Sp7 gene encoding transcription factor Sp7 isoform X2: MLTAACSKFGGSSPLRDSTTLGKGGTKKPYADLSAPKTMGDTYPAPFSSTNGLLSPAGSPPAPASGYANDYPPFPHSFPGPTGAQDPGLLVPKGHSSSDCLPSVYTSLDMAHPYGSWYKAGIHAGISPGPGNTPTPWWDMHPGGNWLGGGQGQGDGLQGTLSTGPAQPPLNPQLPTYPSDFASLNPAPYPAPHLLQPGPQHVLPQDVYKPKAVGNSGQLEGSGAGKPPRGAGTGGSGGYTGSGAGRSTCDCPNCQELERLGAAAAGLRKKPIHSCHIPGCGKVYGKASHLKAHLRWHTGERPFVCNWLFCGKRFTRSDELERHVRTHTREKKFTCLLCSKRFTRSDHLSKHQRTHGEPGPGPPPSGPKELGEGRSVGEEEANQPSRSSTSPAPPEKAPGGSPEQSNLLEI, from the coding sequence ATGCTGACAGCAGCCTGCAGCAAATTTGGCGGCTCCAGCCCTCTTCGGGACTCAACAACCCTGGGAAAAGGAGGCACAAAGAAGCCATACGCTGACCTTTCAGCCCCCAAAACCATGGGGGACACCTACCCAGCTCCCTTCTCAAGCACCAATGGACTCCTCTCACCTGCAGGCAgtcctccagccccagcctctggCTATGCAAATGACTACCCACCCTTTCCCCATTCATTTCCTGGGCCCACCGGTGCCCAAGACCCTGGGCTCCTAGTGCCCAAGGGGCACAGCTCTTCTGACTGCCTGCCTAGTGTCTACACATCTCTGGATATGGCACATCCCTATGGCTCCTGGTACAAGGCAGGCATCCATGCAGGCATCTCACCAGGTCCAGGCAACACACCTACACCTTGGTGGGACATGCACCCTGGGGGCAACTGGCTAGGTGGTGGGCAGGGCCAGGGTGATGGGCTGCAAGGGACACTGTCCACAGGCCCTGCCCAGCCTCCACTGAACCCCCAGCTGCCTACTTACCCATCTGACTTTGCCTCCCTTAACCCAGCTCCCTACCCAGCACCCCACCTCTTGCAACCAGGGCCCCAGCATGTCCTACCCCAAGATGTCTATAAGCCCAAGGCAGTTGGCAATAGTGGGCAACTGGAGGGGAGTGGTGCAGGCAAACCCCCACGGGGTGCAGGCACAGGGGGCAGTGGTGGATATACGGGCAGTGGGGCAGGACGTTCTACCTGCGACTGCCCCAACTGTCAGGAGCTAGAGCGGCTGGGGGCAGCAGCGGCTGGGCTGAGGAAGAAACCCATTCACAGCTGCCACATCCCTGGCTGCGGCAAAGTGTACGGCAAGGCTTCGCATCTGAAAGCCCACTTGCGCTGGCACACTGGCGAGAGGCCTTTCGTCTGCAACTGGCTTTTCTGCGGCAAGAGGTTCACTCGCTCTGACGAGCTGGAGCGCCACGTGCGCACTCACACCCGAGAGAAGAAGTTCACCTGCCTTCTCTGCTCCAAGCGCTTTACCAGAAGCGATCACTTGAGCAAACATCAGCGCACCCACGGGGAGCCAGGCCCGGGGCCGCCACCAAGCGGCCCtaaggagctgggggagggtcGCAGCGTCGGGGAAGAAGAAGCCAATCAGCCGTCCCGATCTTCCACCTCGCCTGCACCCCCAGAAAAAGCCCCTGGAGGCAGCCCAGAGCAGAGCAACCTGCTAGAGATCTGA
- the Sp7 gene encoding transcription factor Sp7 isoform X1, whose amino-acid sequence MASSLLEEEAHYGSSPLAMLTAACSKFGGSSPLRDSTTLGKGGTKKPYADLSAPKTMGDTYPAPFSSTNGLLSPAGSPPAPASGYANDYPPFPHSFPGPTGAQDPGLLVPKGHSSSDCLPSVYTSLDMAHPYGSWYKAGIHAGISPGPGNTPTPWWDMHPGGNWLGGGQGQGDGLQGTLSTGPAQPPLNPQLPTYPSDFASLNPAPYPAPHLLQPGPQHVLPQDVYKPKAVGNSGQLEGSGAGKPPRGAGTGGSGGYTGSGAGRSTCDCPNCQELERLGAAAAGLRKKPIHSCHIPGCGKVYGKASHLKAHLRWHTGERPFVCNWLFCGKRFTRSDELERHVRTHTREKKFTCLLCSKRFTRSDHLSKHQRTHGEPGPGPPPSGPKELGEGRSVGEEEANQPSRSSTSPAPPEKAPGGSPEQSNLLEI is encoded by the coding sequence GAAGAAGCTCACTATGGCTCCAGTCCCCTGGCCATGCTGACAGCAGCCTGCAGCAAATTTGGCGGCTCCAGCCCTCTTCGGGACTCAACAACCCTGGGAAAAGGAGGCACAAAGAAGCCATACGCTGACCTTTCAGCCCCCAAAACCATGGGGGACACCTACCCAGCTCCCTTCTCAAGCACCAATGGACTCCTCTCACCTGCAGGCAgtcctccagccccagcctctggCTATGCAAATGACTACCCACCCTTTCCCCATTCATTTCCTGGGCCCACCGGTGCCCAAGACCCTGGGCTCCTAGTGCCCAAGGGGCACAGCTCTTCTGACTGCCTGCCTAGTGTCTACACATCTCTGGATATGGCACATCCCTATGGCTCCTGGTACAAGGCAGGCATCCATGCAGGCATCTCACCAGGTCCAGGCAACACACCTACACCTTGGTGGGACATGCACCCTGGGGGCAACTGGCTAGGTGGTGGGCAGGGCCAGGGTGATGGGCTGCAAGGGACACTGTCCACAGGCCCTGCCCAGCCTCCACTGAACCCCCAGCTGCCTACTTACCCATCTGACTTTGCCTCCCTTAACCCAGCTCCCTACCCAGCACCCCACCTCTTGCAACCAGGGCCCCAGCATGTCCTACCCCAAGATGTCTATAAGCCCAAGGCAGTTGGCAATAGTGGGCAACTGGAGGGGAGTGGTGCAGGCAAACCCCCACGGGGTGCAGGCACAGGGGGCAGTGGTGGATATACGGGCAGTGGGGCAGGACGTTCTACCTGCGACTGCCCCAACTGTCAGGAGCTAGAGCGGCTGGGGGCAGCAGCGGCTGGGCTGAGGAAGAAACCCATTCACAGCTGCCACATCCCTGGCTGCGGCAAAGTGTACGGCAAGGCTTCGCATCTGAAAGCCCACTTGCGCTGGCACACTGGCGAGAGGCCTTTCGTCTGCAACTGGCTTTTCTGCGGCAAGAGGTTCACTCGCTCTGACGAGCTGGAGCGCCACGTGCGCACTCACACCCGAGAGAAGAAGTTCACCTGCCTTCTCTGCTCCAAGCGCTTTACCAGAAGCGATCACTTGAGCAAACATCAGCGCACCCACGGGGAGCCAGGCCCGGGGCCGCCACCAAGCGGCCCtaaggagctgggggagggtcGCAGCGTCGGGGAAGAAGAAGCCAATCAGCCGTCCCGATCTTCCACCTCGCCTGCACCCCCAGAAAAAGCCCCTGGAGGCAGCCCAGAGCAGAGCAACCTGCTAGAGATCTGA